The Synergistales bacterium DNA segment CAGAAAGGAGAGGTCGCCGTAGGAGCCGATGATGATGTTCGGCGGGTCGCCGATCAGTGTGGCCGTGCCGCCGATGTTGGAGGCCAGGGTGACGGGGATCAGCAGCGGGACGGGGTCGATCTCCATGAGGTCCGCCAGGGAGATGATGATGGGGCAGATCAGGAGCACCGTGGTGACGTTGTCGAGGAAGGCCGAGAGCACCGCCGTCACCGCCGAGAGGGCGGCCATGGTGATCAGGCCGTTGCCCCGGGTCAGTTTCATGGTCCTGATGGCCACATACTGGAAGACCCCGGTGCGGGAGAGGATGCCCACCATGATCATCATGCCCAGCAGCAGCCCGATGGTGTTGAAGTCGATAAACCGGACGGCCTCCGGCGCGGGCAGGATATGGAAGGCCATGAGCAGAGAACAGCCGAGGAGGGCGGCGAGACTGCGGGCGACCTTTCCGGAGGCGATCAGCCAGAGCGATCCAAGAAAGATACCGAGGGCGAACCAGGCCTGTGTCGTCATAGTGTGTTTTCCTCCGGGGTAGGGATACAGCTGACAGGGTACACCTCCCTGGAGCTCCCTGCAAGGAGATGATGCGCGCTGCCGACCCTAGGCGTTCCTGGATTTCTCCCTGGAGACCTGCAGATACTCCATGAGCCCCTCCATTTTGAGCGGTTCGTTGCCGCTGTAGTAGTGGATGCCGATCTCCAGTGCCGGTTCCAGCGCCAGAAGATGCTGTTTCTTCTGGATCACCTGGCCGAAGAGGCCACGGAGGTGCTTGGCGAAGCTCTTTGCGCCGTTCTGGCTGGTTTCCAGCAGGAAGAACAGGATGGTGTCGTTGGAGAGGCGGAAGGTCAGATCGGTGTCCCGCAGCTCCGCCAGCAGAGCCTGGCTGAAGGTGACCAGGACGTCCTTCCGGTCGGCGTCGGTGGGCACCCCGCCCTCGCCCTTGCGATAGGTGATGGCGATGAGCACCGCCGAGAGCCAGCGCCGGTAGCGTTCGGCCCGGGCCAGTTCGAAGGGGCCCTGAATCTGGAGGTACTCCTCGGTGAACAGCCCCGTCTCCGGATCTTCAACCACAATGGTTTTCCCCTGCCGCGGCTGTTCCTGCCGGGCCTCCGCCGGCTCTCCCTGTTCGGGGAGGCTTTCGGCGGGCAGGAGGCAGTAGAGCCGCCGGCCCTGGCCTTCCCAGTGCAGGATCCGGAAGTCCTGTCCGCCCAGGGAGATCCGGGTGGTGTCCTGCGGGAGGAGCATGTCCACCTCCTGCCCCTGTACCGCCGTCCTGTCGATTCCCAGCAGGCCGAGGAAGGCGTCGTTGGCCTCCGTGACGGTGTTGTCGCCGCCCACCTCGATGACGGGGAAGGGGCATCCCGTCGCCGCCTCCGTCTCCGCCGGTGGTTGCGCGGCCGGTTCTTCTTGTTTCGCATGCTGGAGATTGCGTTGCAGCTTCGTCTTGAGGGCCAGGGCATGCTGGACGGCGCCGCCTCCGGTGGCCGCGCCGACGGCGATGAGGGCCACCCCCGTCCAGGGCACCATCGCCGGGAGTCCGAACTGCAGGGCCAGGGCGAGCACCGTGAAGCCCTGGCAGAGCGCCTGGATGGAGGCCACCGAGAGCTGCATGTCCGGGAGGGCAGAGAGGGGGACGTAGAGCCCGGTCAGAAGGATGTAGAGTACCATCAGGGCGGCCCACATCCCTGCAGGCAGCCCTTCGGCGCTCCGGGCGTCGCCGAGAACGAGAAGAACCACGGCGATAACGATGGAGATCAGCGGCGGGAGCGACGCGATGCGTGCGGACAGACTCATGGACTTCCCCCTTCACGGTCGATGGAAACGATGTTCTTTTCTATCCTACCACGCTGTCCGCCCTCGCC contains these protein-coding regions:
- a CDS encoding diguanylate cyclase codes for the protein MSLSARIASLPPLISIVIAVVLLVLGDARSAEGLPAGMWAALMVLYILLTGLYVPLSALPDMQLSVASIQALCQGFTVLALALQFGLPAMVPWTGVALIAVGAATGGGAVQHALALKTKLQRNLQHAKQEEPAAQPPAETEAATGCPFPVIEVGGDNTVTEANDAFLGLLGIDRTAVQGQEVDMLLPQDTTRISLGGQDFRILHWEGQGRRLYCLLPAESLPEQGEPAEARQEQPRQGKTIVVEDPETGLFTEEYLQIQGPFELARAERYRRWLSAVLIAITYRKGEGGVPTDADRKDVLVTFSQALLAELRDTDLTFRLSNDTILFFLLETSQNGAKSFAKHLRGLFGQVIQKKQHLLALEPALEIGIHYYSGNEPLKMEGLMEYLQVSREKSRNA